The sequence ACAAAACTTGCGAACTCCTTATAATCTGCAACATTCCATTTTTGGTTTTTATTTGTCATTATGCTGCCTCCTTCTTTTTTGCAGGTATAACCTCGTTCTTTGAATAAATTGCTGCAAATGCAGCAAGGTTAAGAATTTCAGGAACAGAAGCTCCCATCTGGACTACTTGCACAGTTTTTTCTAATCCACATAAGATAGGGCCAATGACAGTGCCGCCACCTAGTTCTTGCAATAACTTAGAAGAAATGTTTGCTGAATGCAGTGCTGGCATAATCAGAACATTGGCTGGACCGGACAGCTTGCAGAATGGGTAAAGTTTCAACAGGTCTTTATTTAGTGCAACATCGGCACACATTTCCCCGTCAAATTCAAAATCCACCGCACGCTCATTTAATATGGCGACAGCATCACGAATGCGCTGCGCCTTGTCATGCATCGGGTTGCCAAAATTTGCAAATGACACAAGCGCCACTCGCGGAACATGCCCCATCCTACGCA is a genomic window of Alphaproteobacteria bacterium CG11_big_fil_rev_8_21_14_0_20_39_49 containing:
- a CDS encoding NADP-dependent malic enzyme (NADP-dependent; catalyzes the oxidative decarboxylation of malate to form pyruvate; decarboxylates oxaloacetate), coding for QRDCSRMVKNERNIFAACLLACGEGDALITGLTRPYNSTLEEVRKVISPRASAMVFGLSVILSGGRTVFISDTSVNQIPTAEELAEIAIQTADKVRRMGHVPRVALVSFANFGNPMHDKAQRIRDAVAILNERAVDFEFDGEMCADVALNKDLLKLYPFCKLSGPANVLIMPALHSANISSKLLQELGGGTVIGPILCGLEKTVQVVQMGASVPEILNLAAFAAIYSKNEVIPAKKKEAA